A stretch of the Bacillus licheniformis DSM 13 = ATCC 14580 genome encodes the following:
- a CDS encoding RDD family protein — protein MDVTYDGKDHNELSPNVGVSREESAPHVEHAYAGFWIRLFAFLLDGVVIGSINNLAVSPVFSLLNLPKESGFFTFSLYSFVTAAVFFAYFVLMTKYFGQTLGKMVFGLKVVSLVPEKGLTWDVVLFREFIGRYINSLYITYLVAAFSPKKQGIHDFFADTAVIHEKLYRKKD, from the coding sequence ATGGATGTGACTTATGATGGAAAGGATCATAATGAATTATCGCCGAATGTCGGCGTTTCCAGGGAAGAATCGGCCCCGCATGTAGAGCATGCCTATGCCGGTTTTTGGATCAGGCTGTTTGCTTTTCTGCTTGACGGGGTTGTTATCGGCAGCATCAACAACTTAGCGGTTTCACCCGTTTTCAGCCTGCTGAACCTCCCTAAAGAATCAGGGTTTTTCACCTTTTCGCTTTATTCTTTTGTGACGGCGGCAGTATTTTTTGCTTACTTTGTCCTGATGACGAAGTATTTCGGACAGACGTTGGGCAAGATGGTATTCGGGCTGAAGGTCGTGTCGCTTGTCCCGGAAAAAGGGCTGACATGGGATGTGGTCCTGTTTAGGGAGTTTATCGGCCGCTATATCAACAGTTTATATATTACGTATCTCGTAGCAGCGTTTTCGCCTAAGAAACAAGGGATTCACGATTTCTTTGCGGACACTGCGGTTATCCATGAAAAACTGTATCGAAAAAAAGACTGA
- the sppA gene encoding signal peptide peptidase SppA — MNAKRWIALVIALGVFALSAVMSLLLAVFDTMGNDGKMQFGLNDTQEETVLEQGNSSRKIAVLEVNGTISDNGGASGLFSSEGYNHRSFLQMLEKAKDDSAVKGIVLRVNSPGGGVYESAEIHKKLEEIKKDTKKPIYVSMGSMAASGGYYISTPADKIFAAPDTLTGSLGVIMESLNYSKLAEKLGLKTETIKSGEFKDIMSPTRDMTKKEREIMQSMVDDAYEGFVDVIAEGRGMSENDVKKIADGRVYDGRQAKQNHLIDELGYYEDAVKAMKKDHKNLAGASVVSYEESAGLASLFSMTANKMFKSEADFLNIKEAISQSGAPRLMYLYAK; from the coding sequence ATGAATGCGAAAAGATGGATCGCACTTGTCATCGCGCTGGGCGTTTTTGCGTTATCTGCGGTGATGAGCCTTTTGCTTGCAGTATTTGACACGATGGGGAATGACGGAAAGATGCAGTTTGGCCTCAATGACACCCAGGAAGAAACGGTGCTTGAACAAGGAAACAGCTCAAGAAAAATCGCCGTTCTTGAAGTGAACGGAACGATTTCCGACAATGGCGGCGCTTCAGGCCTGTTCAGCTCTGAAGGCTACAACCACAGATCGTTTTTGCAAATGCTTGAAAAAGCAAAAGACGATTCTGCCGTAAAGGGCATTGTTCTGCGCGTCAATTCTCCGGGTGGCGGAGTATACGAGAGCGCTGAGATACATAAGAAGCTTGAAGAGATCAAAAAAGATACGAAAAAACCGATTTACGTATCAATGGGATCGATGGCTGCGTCCGGCGGCTATTACATTTCAACGCCTGCCGACAAAATCTTTGCAGCGCCTGACACGCTGACGGGTTCACTCGGGGTCATCATGGAAAGCCTTAACTACAGCAAGCTTGCAGAGAAGCTTGGATTAAAAACGGAGACGATTAAAAGCGGTGAGTTTAAAGATATCATGTCACCGACGCGCGATATGACGAAAAAAGAAAGAGAAATCATGCAGTCAATGGTCGATGACGCGTACGAAGGGTTTGTAGATGTTATTGCCGAAGGGCGCGGCATGTCCGAAAATGACGTGAAAAAAATTGCCGACGGACGTGTCTATGACGGCCGCCAGGCGAAACAGAACCATCTCATTGATGAGCTCGGCTATTATGAAGATGCGGTCAAAGCGATGAAAAAGGACCACAAAAACCTTGCCGGCGCATCTGTTGTCAGCTATGAAGAATCAGCCGGCCTTGCCTCGCTGTTTTCAATGACTGCAAATAAGATGTTTAAAAGCGAAGCTGATTTCTTAAACATTAAAGAAGCGATTTCTCAATCCGGTGCACCGAGACTCATGTATTTATATGCCAAATAG
- a CDS encoding NAD kinase: MTDRRNIYFFYKKSEETDEQCKKLKQLAEEHGFRVVHHHNEANIIASIGGDGTFLQAVRKTNFRDDCLYVGVAKKGKAHLYADFNIYDTDKMIEATNSEQIEVRKYPLIDVTVDGTSFQCLNEVSIRSSIIKTFVMDVYIDDLHFETFRGDGMIVSTPTGSTAYNKSVDGAIVDPLIPCIQVTELASLNNNTYRTLGSPFILSADRKLTLKIVQDGNDYPIIGLDNEAFSTMNVKEVEVSLSGKMIKTIKLKDNSFWEKVRRTFL; this comes from the coding sequence GTGACAGACCGCCGAAACATTTATTTCTTTTACAAAAAAAGCGAAGAAACCGACGAGCAGTGCAAAAAACTGAAACAGCTTGCCGAAGAACACGGATTTCGCGTCGTTCACCATCACAATGAAGCCAATATTATCGCAAGCATCGGCGGCGACGGGACATTTTTGCAGGCTGTTCGAAAGACGAACTTCAGGGATGACTGCCTGTACGTAGGCGTGGCCAAAAAGGGGAAAGCTCATTTGTATGCGGATTTTAATATATATGATACCGATAAAATGATTGAAGCGACAAACTCGGAGCAAATCGAGGTCAGAAAATATCCTCTGATCGATGTAACCGTTGACGGGACCAGCTTTCAATGTCTAAATGAAGTATCCATCCGTTCAAGCATTATTAAAACATTTGTAATGGACGTCTATATAGATGATCTTCATTTTGAAACATTCCGGGGGGACGGAATGATCGTGTCCACTCCGACCGGAAGCACCGCTTATAACAAATCGGTTGATGGGGCAATCGTTGATCCGCTGATTCCATGCATACAGGTGACAGAGCTCGCTTCATTGAACAACAACACATACAGAACCCTCGGCTCGCCGTTTATTTTAAGCGCGGATCGAAAGCTGACATTAAAAATCGTCCAGGACGGGAACGACTATCCGATCATCGGCCTTGATAACGAAGCCTTCAGTACGATGAATGTGAAAGAAGTCGAAGTCAGCCTCTCCGGCAAGATGATCAAAACCATTAAATTAAAAGATAATTCGTTCTGGGAAAAAGTAAGGCGCACATTTCTATAA
- a CDS encoding HlyD family secretion protein, which yields MSKGRLMIINMIGIIATLALVAVCGYYYYQNKHYVTTDEARVSANMTKITAPASGKLSGWDAKEGDHISDGDNLGKISDGQQSVAVKAISDGTLVKNTAVNHKIVNAGVVIGQTADMDNIYITAHIKETELRDIEKDDKVDIKVDGDPDTTFEGKVEEIGYATDSVFSMFPEMNQSGDYTKVTEKVQVKISIQNPSAKLLPGMNAEVKISL from the coding sequence ATGAGTAAAGGACGTTTGATGATCATCAATATGATTGGTATTATCGCAACTTTAGCGCTTGTCGCTGTATGCGGATATTACTATTATCAAAATAAACATTATGTCACGACGGATGAAGCAAGGGTTTCCGCAAATATGACAAAAATAACGGCGCCTGCTTCCGGAAAATTAAGCGGCTGGGATGCAAAAGAAGGCGACCATATATCAGACGGCGACAACCTCGGAAAAATATCGGACGGGCAGCAGTCGGTAGCTGTCAAAGCCATTTCCGACGGAACACTGGTCAAAAATACAGCCGTCAATCATAAAATCGTAAATGCGGGGGTTGTCATCGGTCAAACTGCCGATATGGATAACATATATATTACGGCTCATATTAAAGAAACGGAATTACGCGATATCGAAAAAGACGACAAAGTGGACATCAAAGTCGACGGGGACCCTGATACAACGTTTGAAGGGAAGGTCGAAGAGATCGGATATGCGACAGATTCGGTATTTTCAATGTTTCCGGAAATGAACCAAAGCGGAGACTATACGAAAGTCACCGAGAAAGTTCAAGTCAAGATTTCGATTCAAAATCCGTCCGCCAAATTGCTTCCCGGCATGAATGCGGAAGTGAAAATTTCGTTATAG
- a CDS encoding MFS transporter has product MSQSDVAIPSSKKIGIPKYLIISVLTILAIGPQYFLNLSYTLSQVVIQNGLHLSPDDMRIPSILTNLAFALGVPLGRIFSRRFGIRNSYLTLITLFLCGSLIDAFSAGLFSLLIGRVIQGLCSGMLFLTILPVKLISFPNKVRNLFLFFVISGLFGASAIGAVFGSLSLSADAWRWVFILNICSPVLCLVIGFFSLPKQAADEREHHSIDKTGVFMLSLLMVVLTVPLINLQKTGVHSFYVWPFFLAGFIILALFVITDLRAREPLVPFRSLWSAKAVSGTVMAVASHIAIIVSLAGINGFLENIAEASFESMTRFYLCFFAGILATAVLSTLLYDHFGAGLLGCIGALEMIIVGMEWRSVQPGVSMESLYLHAVLLGSGVSMVLVSGALGTALAGDIHQASKRSVSLHFIRNFAGAWAAPVIGWFASMKNAVHYEMIRGHISEADPEIQLELSKMIRDFVSSGLSVGDAKNMAAYTIVANARKASALGAYHDLFTILLWLSIIMLAASIGKAATGKGRSLVQKRLRLPDPSASQQKEIG; this is encoded by the coding sequence ATGAGTCAATCTGATGTGGCGATCCCGAGCTCTAAAAAAATCGGCATTCCGAAGTATTTGATCATTTCGGTTTTAACGATACTGGCCATTGGGCCGCAATATTTTCTTAATCTTTCCTATACGCTCAGTCAAGTCGTCATTCAAAACGGACTTCATTTGTCACCGGACGATATGCGGATTCCGTCCATTTTGACAAATCTTGCTTTTGCTCTCGGTGTTCCGCTTGGACGTATATTTTCAAGGAGGTTCGGCATTCGGAACAGCTACCTGACACTCATCACCTTATTTTTATGCGGCTCGCTGATCGACGCATTTTCAGCAGGCTTGTTTTCGCTTCTTATCGGAAGGGTGATACAAGGATTATGCTCCGGAATGTTATTTTTGACGATTCTTCCTGTCAAATTGATTTCGTTTCCGAACAAGGTCCGCAATTTGTTTTTGTTTTTCGTCATTAGCGGATTGTTCGGCGCTTCTGCCATCGGAGCGGTTTTTGGTTCCCTGTCACTCAGCGCGGATGCATGGCGCTGGGTGTTTATATTAAATATTTGTTCGCCTGTCCTTTGCCTTGTGATCGGCTTCTTTTCTTTGCCGAAACAAGCAGCGGATGAGCGGGAGCATCATTCGATTGATAAGACGGGCGTTTTTATGCTCTCATTGCTCATGGTTGTTTTGACGGTGCCGCTTATCAATTTGCAGAAGACGGGTGTTCATTCTTTTTATGTGTGGCCGTTCTTTTTGGCCGGATTCATCATTTTGGCGTTGTTTGTCATTACAGACTTGCGCGCCCGGGAACCTCTTGTGCCGTTTCGTTCACTGTGGTCCGCAAAAGCTGTTTCCGGGACAGTCATGGCCGTTGCTTCACACATTGCAATCATTGTTTCCCTTGCCGGGATAAACGGATTTTTGGAAAACATTGCAGAGGCTTCTTTTGAAAGCATGACACGCTTTTATTTGTGTTTTTTCGCAGGGATTTTAGCTACTGCCGTGCTCAGCACGCTTTTGTATGATCATTTTGGCGCCGGATTGCTCGGCTGTATCGGCGCTTTGGAAATGATCATCGTCGGTATGGAATGGAGATCGGTTCAACCCGGTGTTTCGATGGAGTCGTTATATCTTCATGCTGTTTTGCTGGGCAGCGGCGTCAGCATGGTATTGGTATCGGGAGCGCTGGGCACGGCGCTTGCCGGAGATATTCACCAAGCTTCAAAACGCTCGGTTTCGCTTCACTTTATCCGCAATTTCGCCGGTGCCTGGGCTGCACCGGTGATCGGCTGGTTTGCTTCAATGAAGAATGCGGTGCACTACGAGATGATAAGAGGACATATCAGTGAAGCTGATCCTGAAATTCAGCTGGAATTGTCAAAAATGATTCGTGATTTTGTCAGCAGCGGGCTTTCTGTTGGTGATGCGAAGAACATGGCGGCCTATACGATTGTTGCAAATGCCAGAAAAGCTTCAGCCCTTGGCGCATATCACGATTTGTTTACGATACTGCTCTGGCTAAGCATCATCATGCTTGCGGCTTCAATTGGAAAGGCAGCGACCGGAAAAGGAAGATCGCTCGTTCAGAAGCGCCTTCGCCTGCCAGACCCTTCAGCAAGTCAACAAAAGGAGATAGGATAA
- a CDS encoding MarR family winged helix-turn-helix transcriptional regulator, translating into MGHDSLRNIEKEIALLVRLTTAYSPRFGSLDRSEYLLLSELDKQSPLAINSLAETLMLNLSTASRQVSALERKKLIRRFPDPNNGRISLVEMTSEGIDALKKVQKARYHVYTEVLQDWTTEELNTLETRLIRLNQDFKKWSK; encoded by the coding sequence TTGGGTCATGACTCACTCCGAAACATAGAGAAAGAAATCGCGCTTTTGGTCCGTCTGACGACGGCCTACAGCCCGCGCTTTGGAAGTCTGGACCGCTCGGAATATCTGCTGTTAAGCGAGCTTGATAAGCAAAGTCCTCTCGCCATCAACTCGCTGGCTGAAACCTTAATGCTGAATCTGTCGACAGCAAGCAGACAAGTTTCAGCCTTGGAACGGAAAAAGCTCATCAGACGTTTTCCTGATCCCAACAACGGCCGGATCAGCCTTGTGGAGATGACTTCGGAGGGCATTGATGCTCTGAAAAAAGTGCAAAAGGCCCGCTATCATGTATACACGGAGGTTCTTCAAGACTGGACAACAGAAGAACTGAACACGTTGGAAACCCGCTTGATCAGACTGAATCAGGATTTTAAAAAGTGGAGCAAATAA
- the mbcS gene encoding acyl-CoA synthetase MbcS: protein MEGLRREDLIAPEKYNAVDEIEKFKSSRDKTALIWEDESGRQVSWSYEKLIEKAYKIGSILTRSGLKKGDKLIVMMPRIPETYAVYMAILKAGMVVIPCSEMLRAKDLDYRIKHAGVKGAVVYSAFLDAFLDVRSKEALSLFAVGESSEGWINLLEKMNQAIAADFQAADTSRDDIAFLSYTSGTTGQPKGVVHTHGWAYAHLRTTASAWLDISEGDLVWATAGPGWQKWVWSPFLAVLGSGATGFIYHGKFTPETYLRLIERHQVNVLCCTPTEYRFMAKVNDLSRFDLSSLHSAVSAGEPLNREVIDTFKKHFHIAVRDGYGQTESTLLVGILKGMKIKPGSMGKPTPGNLVDIIDGNGKSCPPGETGDIAVHLSTPALFKEYYKDQERTLRQRRGDYFITGDKARKDEDGYFWFESRNDDVIISSGYTIGPFEVEDALIKHPEVKECAVVASPDEIRGSIVKAYVVLKDPSRGNEHLTKELQDHVKAMTAPYKYPREIEFIEELPKTPSAKIKRFELRQREIALKTKAE from the coding sequence ATGGAAGGGTTGAGAAGAGAAGATTTGATTGCGCCGGAGAAGTATAATGCGGTTGATGAAATTGAAAAATTTAAATCTTCCCGCGATAAGACCGCATTGATCTGGGAAGATGAATCAGGGCGTCAAGTGTCATGGTCCTATGAAAAATTGATTGAAAAGGCTTACAAAATCGGCAGCATATTGACCCGTTCTGGACTGAAAAAAGGTGACAAGCTTATCGTGATGATGCCGCGGATACCGGAAACGTATGCCGTGTACATGGCCATTTTAAAAGCTGGAATGGTGGTCATCCCATGTTCCGAAATGCTTCGGGCGAAAGACTTGGATTACAGGATCAAGCATGCAGGCGTCAAAGGAGCCGTCGTATATTCAGCATTTCTTGATGCTTTTCTAGATGTTCGTTCAAAAGAGGCACTGTCGTTATTTGCCGTCGGAGAAAGCAGCGAAGGGTGGATCAATCTGCTCGAAAAAATGAATCAGGCCATTGCAGCGGATTTTCAAGCGGCGGATACCTCTCGCGATGACATCGCATTTTTATCTTACACATCCGGCACGACCGGTCAGCCAAAAGGGGTTGTACATACACACGGCTGGGCTTATGCTCACTTAAGAACGACAGCTTCCGCATGGCTTGACATTTCGGAAGGGGATCTCGTCTGGGCGACAGCAGGGCCGGGCTGGCAAAAATGGGTATGGAGCCCGTTTTTAGCAGTGCTCGGTAGCGGTGCAACCGGCTTTATCTATCATGGAAAATTCACGCCGGAAACGTATTTGCGGCTGATTGAGCGCCATCAAGTCAATGTGCTGTGCTGTACGCCGACAGAGTACCGGTTCATGGCGAAAGTCAATGATTTGTCCCGATTTGACCTGTCTTCTCTGCACAGCGCTGTTTCGGCCGGAGAGCCGTTGAACAGGGAAGTCATCGATACATTTAAAAAGCATTTTCATATTGCTGTGCGGGACGGATACGGACAAACGGAGAGCACGCTGTTGGTGGGGATTTTAAAAGGTATGAAAATCAAGCCTGGAAGCATGGGAAAACCGACGCCTGGAAACTTGGTTGATATTATTGACGGGAATGGAAAGAGCTGTCCCCCGGGCGAAACAGGCGATATTGCCGTTCACTTAAGCACGCCGGCTCTTTTTAAAGAATATTACAAAGATCAAGAACGAACGCTCCGACAAAGAAGAGGGGATTACTTTATAACAGGGGATAAGGCGCGAAAGGATGAAGACGGCTATTTTTGGTTTGAAAGCCGCAATGACGATGTGATCATCAGCTCAGGATATACAATCGGCCCGTTTGAAGTTGAAGATGCGCTGATCAAGCATCCTGAGGTCAAAGAATGTGCTGTTGTGGCAAGCCCTGATGAAATCAGGGGATCGATCGTGAAAGCATACGTTGTCTTAAAGGACCCATCCCGCGGAAATGAACACCTGACAAAGGAATTACAAGACCATGTAAAAGCCATGACGGCCCCTTATAAATACCCCCGGGAGATAGAATTCATCGAAGAACTGCCGAAAACGCCTTCGGCGAAAATCAAGCGCTTTGAACTAAGACAACGGGAAATCGCACTTAAAACGAAAGCTGAATAA
- a CDS encoding alpha/beta-type small acid-soluble spore protein produces MAQNNRQSSSNQLLVPGAAQAIDQMKFEIASEFGVNLGAETTSRANGSVGGEITKRLVSFAQQQMGGTQQ; encoded by the coding sequence ATGGCTCAAAACAACAGACAAAGCAGTTCTAACCAACTATTGGTTCCTGGTGCTGCTCAAGCTATCGACCAAATGAAATTCGAAATCGCTTCTGAATTTGGCGTTAACCTTGGAGCAGAAACTACTTCTCGTGCAAACGGTTCAGTTGGAGGAGAAATCACTAAGCGTTTAGTTTCTTTCGCTCAACAGCAAATGGGTGGAACACAACAATAA
- the thiI gene encoding tRNA uracil 4-sulfurtransferase ThiI, with the protein MNEDYILIRFGEISTKGKNRKLFVDRLKRNIKMVLRDFRNVRYESTRDRMTLVLNGEDAEAVMARLKHVFGIQSFSLAVKCRTDLESIKETALASVQEQYKPGDTFKVSTKRAYKQFELNTNEMNAEIGGHILRNTDDLTVDVHSPDIHLRIEIREDATYLTFRDEKGAGGLPVGSGGKAMLMISGGIDSPVAGFYAMKRGLEIEAVHFFSPPYTSERAKQKVIDLTKRLTAFGGDIKLHIVPFTKTQELIQKQIPENYSMTATRRLMLQIADKLRERHNALAIFTGESLGQVASQTLESMYAINAVTSTPVLRPLIGMDKTEIIEKAKEIDTYDISIRPYEDCCTIFTPSAPKTRPKKEKIEHFESYTDFEPLINEAVENTETIVLSSKAETKDQFADFF; encoded by the coding sequence ATGAATGAGGACTACATTTTAATCAGATTTGGCGAAATTTCAACAAAAGGAAAGAATAGAAAGCTTTTTGTCGATCGCCTGAAAAGAAATATCAAAATGGTCTTGCGCGATTTCCGCAACGTCCGTTATGAATCAACACGCGACAGAATGACTCTCGTATTAAACGGAGAAGACGCTGAAGCTGTAATGGCTCGTCTGAAACACGTTTTCGGCATCCAATCGTTCAGTCTTGCCGTGAAGTGCCGGACAGATCTGGAAAGCATTAAAGAGACGGCGCTCGCTTCTGTTCAAGAACAATACAAGCCCGGGGATACCTTTAAAGTATCGACGAAAAGGGCTTATAAGCAGTTTGAATTAAATACAAATGAGATGAATGCCGAGATCGGAGGACACATTTTGCGCAACACCGACGATCTTACCGTTGACGTCCACTCCCCGGACATCCATTTGCGTATCGAAATTCGGGAAGATGCCACGTATTTGACATTCCGGGATGAAAAAGGTGCGGGCGGACTGCCGGTCGGAAGCGGAGGAAAAGCGATGCTTATGATATCCGGCGGAATCGACAGCCCTGTTGCCGGGTTCTATGCCATGAAGCGCGGACTTGAGATCGAAGCCGTTCACTTTTTCAGCCCGCCATATACAAGCGAGCGGGCCAAGCAAAAAGTGATCGATCTTACTAAGCGGCTTACGGCTTTTGGCGGAGACATCAAGCTTCATATCGTTCCGTTTACAAAAACTCAAGAGCTCATTCAAAAGCAGATTCCCGAGAACTATTCCATGACGGCGACCAGAAGGCTGATGCTCCAGATCGCCGACAAACTGCGCGAACGCCATAACGCGCTTGCGATCTTTACAGGGGAAAGCCTCGGCCAGGTGGCAAGCCAGACGCTTGAAAGCATGTATGCCATCAACGCGGTCACGAGCACGCCGGTTTTGCGCCCTTTAATCGGCATGGATAAGACGGAAATCATCGAAAAAGCGAAGGAAATCGATACGTACGATATCAGCATACGTCCGTACGAAGACTGCTGCACGATCTTTACGCCTTCTGCGCCGAAAACGCGTCCGAAAAAAGAGAAAATCGAACACTTTGAAAGCTACACAGATTTCGAACCGCTTATCAACGAAGCTGTGGAAAACACGGAAACGATTGTTTTGAGCAGCAAAGCGGAAACGAAAGATCAATTTGCGGATTTTTTCTAA
- a CDS encoding cysteine desulfurase family protein codes for MIYLDNSSTTKPYPELLQIYEQVNQRFFGNPSSLHRHGVEADQLLSEARKQIKSALSLKNHDIVFTSGASEANNMALKGIALAHAQKGKHIIASSIEHPSVTESLEQLKTAFGFEVTYLPVDGHGFVSLEDLKQALRKDTILVSIMHVNNETGVIQPLEEIGKIVKENTRAYFHVDHVQGINKVPLDISGAAIDLCTISGHKFHGLKGTGALILNERISLFPLISGGEQQNNRRAGTENTAGAVTLAKAINLSKQDYNHYIEEIKAAKSAFIKELKELKGVILNTPEENSAPHIINFSVPGLKAEVLLHMLEERDIFVSTTSACSSKQHKPSKVLLEMGKGEGAASSSIRISMTYRDNHEIVGPFMTALKESLHKLKGIMR; via the coding sequence ATGATTTATCTTGATAATAGTTCAACAACAAAACCATATCCTGAATTATTACAAATTTATGAACAAGTAAATCAGCGCTTCTTCGGCAACCCGTCGTCTCTGCACCGCCACGGCGTTGAAGCGGATCAATTGCTTTCTGAAGCGCGGAAACAGATTAAATCGGCGCTTTCGCTAAAAAATCATGATATCGTGTTTACGTCCGGCGCTTCAGAAGCCAATAACATGGCGCTTAAAGGCATTGCTTTGGCACATGCGCAAAAAGGAAAGCATATCATTGCTTCCTCCATTGAACACCCGTCTGTGACGGAATCCTTGGAGCAGCTGAAGACGGCCTTCGGCTTTGAGGTTACATATCTTCCTGTCGACGGCCATGGCTTTGTTTCTCTTGAAGACTTGAAACAAGCGCTCCGCAAAGACACGATTCTTGTAAGCATCATGCACGTCAACAATGAAACAGGCGTCATCCAGCCTCTGGAAGAAATCGGGAAAATCGTAAAAGAAAACACAAGGGCATACTTTCACGTTGATCATGTTCAGGGCATCAACAAGGTTCCGCTGGACATCTCCGGGGCAGCCATTGACCTTTGTACAATCTCGGGTCACAAATTTCACGGCTTAAAGGGAACAGGAGCCCTCATTCTAAACGAACGGATCTCGCTTTTTCCTTTGATTTCCGGAGGAGAACAGCAGAACAACAGGCGTGCTGGAACTGAAAATACCGCCGGCGCCGTTACACTTGCAAAAGCGATCAATTTGTCAAAACAGGATTATAACCATTATATAGAAGAAATAAAGGCGGCAAAATCAGCTTTTATCAAGGAGCTAAAAGAGCTGAAAGGTGTTATATTAAATACGCCGGAAGAAAACAGCGCGCCGCATATCATCAATTTTTCCGTTCCGGGATTGAAGGCTGAGGTCCTTTTGCATATGCTAGAGGAGCGGGATATTTTCGTATCGACGACATCAGCATGCTCTTCAAAACAGCATAAGCCGAGCAAGGTGCTTTTAGAAATGGGAAAAGGTGAAGGTGCGGCCTCAAGCAGCATCAGAATCAGCATGACGTACCGGGATAATCATGAGATTGTCGGCCCGTTTATGACGGCCTTAAAAGAAAGTTTACACAAACTAAAAGGAATTATGAGGTAG
- the brnQ gene encoding branched-chain amino acid transport system II carrier protein yields MKTSLSAKETTAIGLMLFALFFGAGNMIFPPQLGQAAGENIWPAIIGFLLTGVGLPLLGVIAVALKGSAKGLADKAHPVFGTILIVSIYLTIGPLFAIPRTGNVSYVIAVEPFLGKHSSSLYLFIFTLIFFGITYFLALNPSKLVDRIGKILTPILLTVIAILVIKAFITPMGSIGSVTEAYQSAPLFVGFLEGYKTMDAIASIVFGIVVITAIKDRGVTNPKSIAASCIKAGIVAAVGLGLVYVSLAYLGATSVETVGSLDNGGEILSKASAYLFGSLGNAVLGIAILFACLTTSVGLVSSCGEYFSNLIPKLSYKAVVIIVTLFSLVIANFGLTEIISFSVPILSAIYPLAIVVVLLSFIDKLFNERREVYIGTLIPTGILSIIDGLNAAKIPLGPVNDILKANIPLFSMGVGWVVPAVIGAVIGYIVTFFIALPEDKLKNVS; encoded by the coding sequence ATGAAAACTTCACTATCCGCTAAGGAAACGACGGCGATTGGGCTTATGCTGTTCGCCCTCTTTTTCGGAGCGGGAAATATGATTTTTCCTCCCCAGCTTGGTCAAGCTGCCGGAGAGAATATTTGGCCGGCTATCATCGGATTCTTGCTGACGGGCGTTGGTCTTCCTCTGCTCGGCGTCATCGCGGTTGCTTTAAAAGGGAGTGCAAAAGGCCTAGCTGACAAAGCCCACCCGGTCTTCGGCACGATATTAATCGTCAGCATTTATTTAACGATCGGACCTTTATTTGCCATTCCGAGGACGGGAAACGTTTCATACGTCATAGCGGTTGAGCCGTTTTTAGGAAAACATTCGTCAAGTCTTTATCTGTTCATCTTTACCCTGATCTTTTTCGGGATCACTTATTTCTTGGCGTTAAACCCAAGCAAGCTTGTTGACCGCATCGGTAAAATTTTAACACCGATATTATTGACTGTAATCGCAATCTTAGTCATCAAAGCGTTTATCACCCCGATGGGCAGCATCGGGTCTGTGACAGAGGCTTACCAATCCGCACCGCTGTTTGTCGGATTTTTAGAAGGGTATAAAACGATGGATGCGATCGCTTCAATTGTTTTTGGAATTGTCGTCATTACGGCAATTAAAGACCGCGGAGTCACAAATCCAAAGTCAATCGCCGCTTCATGCATCAAAGCGGGGATAGTCGCTGCAGTCGGTCTCGGACTCGTTTACGTTTCACTCGCTTATTTAGGGGCGACAAGCGTTGAAACCGTCGGTTCGCTCGACAACGGCGGCGAAATATTGTCCAAAGCTTCCGCATATTTGTTCGGCTCGCTTGGAAATGCCGTGCTCGGCATCGCGATCTTGTTCGCCTGCCTGACGACAAGCGTAGGACTTGTTTCTTCTTGCGGAGAGTATTTTTCAAATCTGATTCCGAAGCTCTCTTACAAAGCAGTTGTCATCATTGTGACGCTTTTCAGCCTTGTGATTGCCAATTTCGGACTGACAGAAATCATCTCGTTTTCAGTACCGATTCTGTCTGCGATTTATCCGCTTGCGATCGTCGTCGTTTTGCTCTCATTCATTGATAAGCTGTTTAATGAACGGCGCGAGGTCTATATCGGCACCCTTATCCCGACAGGAATTCTGAGCATCATCGACGGATTAAACGCGGCGAAAATCCCGCTGGGGCCGGTTAACGATATCTTAAAAGCGAACATCCCGCTGTTCAGCATGGGTGTCGGCTGGGTCGTTCCGGCTGTTATCGGCGCAGTGATCGGTTACATTGTGACATTTTTTATCGCTTTGCCGGAGGACAAATTAAAGAACGTCAGCTGA